From Pogoniulus pusillus isolate bPogPus1 chromosome 16, bPogPus1.pri, whole genome shotgun sequence, a single genomic window includes:
- the IL17RD gene encoding interleukin-17 receptor D, whose amino-acid sequence MGKHMIGDVQNITISQYACSEQVAVMILWAANAIGIEYLKGFRVILEELKSEGRQCQQMVLKDPKQLSPSFKRTGMESQPFVNLKFETDYFIKIVPFPSLKNESNYHPFFFRTRPCEYLLQPENLVCKPYWKPRSLNVTQQGFNMQVSFDHAPHNFGFKYYFLHYKLKHEGSFKQKTCKQEQNTDTTSCILQNVSPGDYIIELVDDTNTTRKTMHYALKPVHSPWAGPIRAIAITVPLVVISAFATLFTVMCRKKQQENIYSHLDEESSESSAYAAGVHVERLHPRPKVFICYSSKDCQKHINVIQCFAYFLQDFCGCEVALDLWEDLKICKEDQKEWLVKKINESQFIIIVCSKGMKYFVEKRNWKHRGVTKDAGKGELFLFAVLTVAEKLRQAKQNSDDLCKFIAVYFDYSCEGDIPGILDLSTKYKLMDNLPQLYSHLHSRDPSAQDSEVFPVNISKRNYFRSKSGRSLYVAICNMHQFIDQEPDWFEKQFIPFPPPSLHYSEPVMEKFDSGLVLNDLVNKQAMDGNFYLKTDVNIIAAGNSDSHCIIQHLNLGEDIETQDIQGGGSSVLQPLLHVVKTSNLKDMPRDSGIYDSSVPSSELSLPLMEGLLADQIETSSITGSVSSSSGLGEEEPPVIATTKFLMPGICKAELHCHIHADELQAIAPL is encoded by the exons ATGGGAAAGCACATGATTGGAGATGTGCAGAATATAACTATCAGCCAGTATGCCTGTTCCGAGCAGGTTGCAGTGATGATACTTTGGGCAGCAAATGCTATTG GGATTGAATACCTGAAAGGATTTCGAGTAATACTCGAGGAGTTAAAGTCAGAGGGAAGACAATGCCAGCAGATGGTTTTAAAAGATccaaagcagctcagccccagttTTAAACGAACA GGAATGGAATCCCAGCCCTTTGTGAATCTGAAGTTTGAAACAGATTACTTCATAAAAAttgttccttttccttcccttaaaaatgaaagcaattatcaccctttcttcttcagaactAGAC CATGTGAATATTTACTACAACCAGAAAACCTTGTCTGCAAACCTT ACTGGAAGCCAAGGAGTCTGAATGTTACTCAACAGGGTTTCAACATGCAAGTGTCTTTTGATCATGCACCTCACAACTTCGGGTTTAAATATTACTTTCTTCACTACAAACTTAAGCATGAAGGGTCGTTTAAGCAAAAGACCTGTAAACAG GAGCAAAACACAGATACTACAAGTTGCATTCTTCAGAATGTATCTCCAGGGGATTATATAATTGAG CTGGTTGATGACACCAATACAACAAGGAAAACGATGCACTATGCACTAAAACCAG TGCATTCTCCGTGGGCTGGGCCGATCAGAGCTATTGCCATTACAGTCCCCTTAGTTGTCATTTCAGCTTTTGCAACGCTTTTCACAGTGATGTGTCGCAAGAAACAGCAAG AAAATATATATTCCCATCTAGATGAAGAGAGCTCAGAATCTTCAGCATATGCTGCAGGTGTCCATGTGGAAAGACTTCATCCCCGACCAAAAGTGTTCATCTGCTATTCCAGTAAAGACTGCCAGAAACACATTAACGTCATCCAGTGCTTCGCATATTTTCTTCAGGACTTCTGTGGCTGTGAG gtgGCTCTAGATTTGTGGGAAGATCTGAAAATCTGTAAGGAAGATCAGAAGGAGTGGcttgttaaaaaaataaacgaGTCCCAGTTCATCATCATCGTGTGTTCCAAGGGAATGAAATACTTTGTTGAAAAAAGGAACTGGAAACACCGAGGAGTAACCAAAGATGCAGGAAAAGGAGAACTCTTTCTGTTTGCTGTGTTGACTGTTGCAGAGAAGCTTCGTCAAGCAAAGCAGAATTCAGATGACCTCTGCAAGTTCATTGCAGTCTACTTCGATTACTCCTGTGAAGGAGATATCCCTGGTATCCTGGATCTAAGTACAAAATACAAACTCATGGACAACCTCCCTCAGCTGTATTCACATTTACACTCTAGAGATCCTAGTGCACAGGATTCAGAGGTGTTTCCTGTTAACATTAGTAAAAGGAATTATTTCAGGAGCAAATCCGGGAGGTCTCTTTATGTTGCTATTTGCAACATGCATCAGTTCATTGATCAGGAACCAGACTGGTTTGAGAAACAGTTTATTCCTTTCCCTCCACCTTCTTTACATTACTCAGAGCCTGTCATGGAAAAATTTGATTCAGGCTTGGTTTTAAATGACTTAGTGAATAAGCAGGCGATGGATGGCAATTTTTACCTGAAAACAGATGTAAATATTATTGCTGCAGGAAATTCAGACTCTCACTGTATAATTCAGCACTTAAACCTTGGAGAAGATATAGAAACTCAGGACATTCAAGGTGGTGGCAGCTCTGTTCTTCAGCCATTGTTGCATGTTGTTAAAACTTCAAATCTTAAAGATATGCCTCGAGATTCTGGAATCTATGATTCATCTGTTCCTTCATCTGAATTATCTTTACCTTTAATGGAAGGACTATTGGCAGACCAAATTGAAACATCTTCCATTACAGGAAGTGTTTCTTCATCTTCTGGTTTAG gggaagaagaacctcctgtAATCGCCACCACAAAGTTCTTAATGCCTGGAATATGTAAAGCAGAACTTCACTGCCATATCCATGCTGATGAATTGCAGGCAATTGCTCCTTTATAA